From Humisphaera borealis, the proteins below share one genomic window:
- a CDS encoding N-acetylmuramoyl-L-alanine amidase produces MNPSSQPWRHFWTMLALLAVVAIGGCSASRPADTSVSRTPAAPRQGDEIVAAGKLFRIGAPVVLWTDPGGYNAYRIAPNLKDPATPRIGTREQTLSDAELKQVQTGGWPLPLLQQKVDQFVLHYDVAGTSRSCFKVLHEQRGLSVHFMLDLDGTIYQTCDLQERTFHATKANPRSIGIEIANMGAYTNPVPLKEWYAKGPDGRTVLTIPKRLGDGGVRDKSAILRPDRNEMVAGPIHGVTYRQYDLTPQQYASLTRLVAALGTVFPRITVDYPKDTGGRLITTDLTDAQWRAYTGVLGHYHVQHNKQDPGPAFQWDRVIAQARQLMSAEALRRNDSMRGQAVPVREKRAALGE; encoded by the coding sequence ATGAATCCAAGTTCGCAACCCTGGCGGCACTTTTGGACGATGCTGGCGTTGCTGGCCGTCGTGGCGATTGGCGGGTGCAGCGCGTCGCGACCCGCGGATACATCCGTGTCGCGTACGCCTGCCGCGCCCCGCCAGGGCGACGAGATCGTCGCCGCCGGCAAGCTCTTTCGTATCGGCGCTCCCGTCGTCCTCTGGACCGATCCGGGCGGGTACAACGCGTACCGCATCGCCCCAAATCTCAAAGACCCCGCGACGCCCCGCATCGGCACGCGCGAGCAGACCTTGTCCGATGCAGAGCTGAAACAGGTACAGACCGGCGGTTGGCCGCTTCCGCTGTTGCAGCAGAAGGTCGATCAATTCGTGCTGCATTACGACGTCGCCGGCACGAGCCGGTCGTGCTTCAAGGTACTGCATGAGCAGCGCGGGCTCAGCGTGCATTTCATGCTCGATCTCGACGGCACCATCTACCAGACGTGCGATCTGCAGGAGCGCACCTTTCACGCCACCAAGGCCAACCCCCGGTCGATCGGCATCGAGATCGCCAACATGGGTGCGTACACCAATCCCGTGCCGCTGAAGGAGTGGTACGCGAAGGGCCCCGACGGCCGAACGGTGCTCACGATTCCGAAACGGCTCGGCGACGGCGGCGTCCGCGACAAGTCGGCGATCCTTCGGCCCGACCGCAACGAGATGGTCGCCGGCCCGATCCATGGCGTGACCTATCGCCAGTACGACCTGACGCCTCAGCAGTACGCCTCGCTCACCCGGCTGGTGGCGGCGCTGGGGACGGTCTTCCCTCGCATCACCGTCGACTATCCCAAAGACACCGGCGGCCGACTGATCACAACCGACCTTACGGATGCGCAGTGGCGCGCCTACACCGGCGTGCTCGGTCACTACCACGTGCAGCACAACAAGCAGGACCCCGGCCCGGCGTTTCAGTGGGACCGCGTAATAGCTCAGGCCCGCCAGCTGATGTCGGCCGAGGCGCTTCGGCGGAACGATTCGATGCGCGGGCAGGCGGTGCCCGTGCGGGAGAAGCGGGCGGCGCTGGGGGAGTAG